From a single Sphingobium sp. genomic region:
- a CDS encoding acyl carrier protein: MTDRNEMFDKLKELIGPFNKKGVELNEATTFAGDLEWDSLTVMDFVAEVEDMFDIVITMNMQAEIENVGQLVDAVIKLTD; the protein is encoded by the coding sequence ATGACCGACCGCAACGAGATGTTCGACAAGCTCAAGGAGTTGATCGGGCCATTCAACAAAAAAGGCGTCGAACTGAACGAGGCAACAACTTTTGCCGGCGATCTCGAATGGGACAGCCTGACCGTGATGGATTTCGTTGCCGAGGTCGAAGATATGTTCGACATCGTGATCACGATGAATATGCAAGCCGAAATCGAAAATGTCGGCCAGTTGGTCGATGCAGTCATCAAGCTGACAGACTGA
- a CDS encoding aminotransferase class I/II-fold pyridoxal phosphate-dependent enzyme: MTDLFSKFDALIEQRRTLLDTGVTDPFNLVMEKVLSPTVAICNGRETILLGTYNYMGMTFDDDVIAAGKQAFDDFGAGTTGSRVLNGTFFHHRDVEAALREFYAMDHAMVFSTGYQANLGIISTIAGKGDYIILDIDSHASIYDGCAMGNAEIVPFRHNDIEALEKRLKRLPAEAGKLVVLEGVYSMMGDVAPLKEMVRIAKENGAMVLVDEAHSMGFIGENGRGVAEEQGCIDDVDFIIGTFSKSVGTVGGFCVSNHPKFEIMRLVCRPYVFTAALPPSVMASSAASIRKLMHNGNKRAHLWENSKTLHKGLRDLGFQLGTESPQSAIIAVIMPDLEKGAMMWEALLQQGLYVNLARPPATPAGMTLLRCSLCAEHTSEQVQDILGRFERAGKAIGII; this comes from the coding sequence ATGACCGACCTGTTTTCCAAATTCGATGCGCTGATCGAACAGCGCCGCACGCTGCTCGACACCGGCGTCACCGACCCCTTCAACCTCGTCATGGAAAAGGTATTGTCGCCGACCGTCGCCATCTGCAACGGACGCGAAACCATCCTCTTGGGCACCTATAATTATATGGGCATGACCTTTGACGATGATGTCATCGCCGCGGGCAAGCAGGCCTTTGACGATTTCGGTGCGGGCACCACGGGAAGCCGCGTCCTGAACGGCACCTTTTTCCACCATCGTGACGTCGAAGCCGCGCTGCGCGAATTTTACGCGATGGACCATGCCATGGTCTTTTCGACCGGATATCAGGCCAATCTGGGTATCATTTCGACGATTGCCGGCAAGGGCGACTATATCATCCTTGATATCGACAGCCATGCGTCAATCTATGACGGCTGCGCCATGGGCAATGCCGAAATCGTGCCTTTCCGCCACAATGATATCGAGGCGCTGGAAAAGCGGCTGAAGCGTTTGCCGGCAGAGGCGGGCAAGTTGGTCGTCCTTGAAGGCGTCTATTCGATGATGGGCGATGTCGCGCCGCTGAAGGAAATGGTCCGCATCGCCAAGGAAAATGGCGCGATGGTGCTGGTCGACGAGGCCCATTCAATGGGCTTTATCGGCGAAAATGGCCGCGGTGTTGCCGAGGAGCAGGGCTGCATCGACGATGTCGACTTCATCATCGGCACCTTCAGCAAATCGGTCGGCACGGTCGGCGGCTTCTGCGTATCAAACCATCCCAAGTTCGAAATCATGCGCCTTGTGTGCCGCCCTTATGTGTTCACCGCGGCGCTGCCGCCAAGCGTGATGGCATCGAGCGCGGCGAGCATTCGCAAACTGATGCACAATGGTAACAAGCGCGCGCACCTTTGGGAAAACTCCAAGACCCTGCACAAGGGATTGCGCGATCTTGGTTTCCAATTGGGTACTGAAAGCCCGCAAAGCGCGATCATCGCGGTGATCATGCCCGATCTGGAAAAGGGCGCAATGATGTGGGAGGCACTGTTGCAGCAGGGCCTTTACGTCAACCTTGCGCGTCCGCCGGCAACACCCGCCGGGATGACATTGCTGCGCTGCTCGCTATGTGCCGAACATACGAGTGAACAGGTGCAGGATATTCTCGGCCGGTTCGAACGCGCAGGCAAGGCGATCGGGATTATCTGA
- a CDS encoding acylglycerol kinase family protein produces MALVALLSNPHSTGNKSLLPQVRSFCATHSDVFHYEVEEVAQIARALEMIARVSPKVLVINGGDGTVQAALTELYHGGHFEGTPPPVAVLPNGKTNLIALDLGATGDPLDALAEILELAKGDLRNHVVARELIALSESGENSRPVIGMFLGGAYLAETILYCRDKIYPLGLPNGVSHLIAAIVAIISVFFGLTANFLPRRSEAIRISLIRDGELKGRFSVLIVTTLEKLLLGGRVRSQGDGRLKMMAVDHKPWVLLRMVMASLMGRLGKSRMEGIHISNGDVIRIDGGRSNVILDGEVFEADNERPIVLRSTPPVPFLKLAA; encoded by the coding sequence TTGGCACTCGTCGCGCTTCTTTCAAATCCGCATTCGACCGGCAACAAAAGCCTGTTGCCGCAGGTGCGGAGCTTTTGCGCAACGCATTCCGACGTTTTTCACTATGAGGTCGAGGAAGTCGCCCAGATCGCCCGCGCGCTCGAAATGATTGCGCGGGTGTCGCCCAAGGTTCTGGTGATCAATGGCGGCGATGGCACGGTTCAGGCAGCGCTTACCGAACTCTATCATGGCGGCCATTTTGAAGGTACGCCGCCGCCTGTCGCGGTGTTGCCGAATGGCAAGACCAATCTTATCGCGCTTGATCTTGGCGCAACCGGCGATCCGCTTGATGCGCTTGCCGAGATATTGGAACTCGCCAAAGGCGATCTGCGCAATCATGTCGTCGCGCGGGAGCTTATTGCCCTTTCGGAAAGTGGCGAAAATAGCCGCCCGGTGATCGGCATGTTCCTCGGCGGGGCCTATCTGGCAGAGACGATTCTCTATTGTCGCGACAAGATCTATCCGCTGGGGCTACCCAATGGGGTTAGCCATCTTATTGCCGCAATTGTTGCCATCATTTCGGTGTTTTTCGGGCTGACAGCGAATTTCCTGCCGCGTCGGTCAGAGGCGATCCGCATTTCGCTGATCCGTGATGGCGAACTCAAAGGCCGGTTTTCGGTGCTGATCGTGACCACGCTTGAAAAACTCCTGCTCGGCGGCAGGGTGCGCAGCCAGGGCGACGGTCGTCTGAAAATGATGGCGGTCGATCACAAACCTTGGGTGTTGCTGCGCATGGTCATGGCCTCGCTCATGGGTCGGCTCGGCAAGTCGAGGATGGAAGGCATCCATATCAGCAATGGCGATGTGATCCGCATCGATGGCGGGCGCAGCAATGTCATACTTGATGGCGAAGTGTTCGAAGCCGATAATGAACGTCCGATCGTGCTCCGCTCGACGCCGCCGGTACCTTTCCTGAAACTCGCGGCCTGA
- a CDS encoding DUF2141 domain-containing protein → MARYIAAFCAAAALAMTNSASAGSVIPNDMGRCAADQGPAVKVIVNGIRSSNGRVRVQSYPATKAAWLAKGRWLHRIESGARAGTMSFCIPVGEAGHYAIAVRHDKNGNGNTDISSDGGGFSNNPSISILNLGKPSVGRVSFYADAGVTTVSINMRYM, encoded by the coding sequence ATGGCACGTTACATTGCCGCTTTCTGCGCCGCCGCCGCGCTCGCAATGACGAATTCGGCCTCGGCTGGAAGCGTTATACCAAATGATATGGGTCGCTGTGCCGCAGATCAGGGGCCTGCTGTGAAGGTGATTGTCAACGGGATTCGCAGCTCAAACGGCCGTGTGCGGGTGCAAAGCTATCCGGCGACAAAGGCTGCTTGGCTGGCCAAAGGCCGCTGGTTGCACCGTATCGAAAGCGGCGCTCGTGCCGGCACGATGAGCTTTTGCATCCCTGTTGGTGAGGCAGGCCATTATGCGATCGCCGTTCGCCACGACAAAAATGGCAATGGCAACACAGATATTTCCTCGGATGGAGGCGGTTTTTCGAACAATCCGTCGATCAGCATCCTCAATCTGGGAAAACCGTCGGTTGGTCGGGTCAGTTTTTATGCAGATGCGGGCGTAACCACCGTCAGCATCAACATGCGTTATATGTGA
- the lptF gene encoding LPS export ABC transporter permease LptF, which translates to MKFLTATDRYIAKLVALPLIGTLVIAAMLLLLDKMLRLFDFVAAEGGPVDVVWRMLANLIPEYMSLGIPIGLLLGILLAFRKLATTSEIDIFRAVGQSYWRLLRVPYLYAIGLALVNFAIVGWVQPTSRYLYEELRFDLRSGALGASIKIGEFNNLGDNLTMRIEESRNQGNDLSGLFVFAENKKGQSISVSAEKGKFLRTDDPDTIILRLTNGTLVHDAPTYRNPRVLSFSSHDVPIDLPEIEQFRSRGGKDREYTFNELVEVGTNAKLPQRLRNAAWANFNFRLVEVAMMLLLPLLALALAIPPKRSTSALGVFLSIVMVVTYHKVNEYAESLGALGTVNPVIALWVPFIAFAALILWMYHVIAHVPGGQPIGALEVFAAKAGKTLKKLFRFGRRKSRLLTQEG; encoded by the coding sequence TTGAAATTTTTGACTGCCACGGACCGCTATATCGCAAAGCTTGTCGCGTTGCCGCTTATCGGCACGCTGGTGATTGCCGCGATGTTGCTGCTGCTCGACAAGATGCTGCGCCTGTTCGACTTCGTCGCGGCAGAGGGCGGCCCTGTTGATGTTGTCTGGCGAATGCTCGCCAATCTGATCCCCGAATATATGTCGCTCGGCATTCCGATCGGGCTGTTGCTGGGCATATTGCTTGCCTTTCGCAAGCTGGCGACCACCTCTGAAATCGATATCTTCCGGGCAGTGGGGCAAAGCTATTGGCGGCTGCTGCGCGTTCCCTATCTCTACGCGATCGGGCTGGCGCTGGTGAATTTCGCAATTGTCGGATGGGTGCAGCCCACCTCGCGCTATTTATATGAAGAACTGCGCTTCGATCTGCGGTCAGGTGCGTTGGGCGCATCGATCAAGATTGGCGAGTTCAACAATTTGGGCGACAATCTGACCATGCGGATCGAAGAGAGCCGCAATCAGGGCAATGATCTGTCGGGCCTGTTCGTTTTTGCAGAGAACAAGAAGGGCCAGTCAATTTCGGTATCAGCGGAAAAGGGCAAGTTCCTGCGCACCGACGATCCGGACACCATCATCCTGCGCCTTACCAACGGCACCCTCGTCCATGATGCGCCCACTTACCGAAACCCCCGCGTGTTGAGCTTTTCAAGCCATGACGTGCCGATCGATCTGCCGGAGATCGAACAATTCCGCAGCCGCGGCGGCAAGGATCGCGAATATACTTTCAACGAACTGGTCGAGGTCGGCACCAACGCCAAACTGCCGCAAAGGCTTCGCAATGCCGCTTGGGCGAATTTCAATTTCCGCCTCGTCGAGGTCGCGATGATGCTGTTGCTGCCCTTGCTCGCGCTCGCGCTGGCTATTCCGCCTAAACGATCCACATCGGCGCTTGGCGTCTTCCTGTCGATCGTGATGGTCGTCACCTATCACAAGGTAAATGAATATGCCGAGAGCCTTGGCGCGCTCGGCACGGTCAACCCGGTCATTGCACTCTGGGTGCCCTTCATCGCCTTCGCTGCGCTGATTTTGTGGATGTATCATGTGATTGCCCATGTCCCGGGCGGGCAGCCGATTGGTGCGCTCGAAGTCTTTGCCGCAAAGGCCGGCAAGACGCTCAAAAAACTATTCCGCTTCGGCCGCCGCAAGTCGCGCCTTTTGACGCAGGAGGGCTGA
- the lptG gene encoding LPS export ABC transporter permease LptG yields MRLALFPSRQIGWYMARLFLVRTFAVLLMLVLVLQTLDLLGESGKILSVAGNSEADLWAYVGMRVPQIVARFLPFSVLLATLITFATLSQNSEVVAMKAAGLSAHQILAPMFAASLLVAGISFVFNDNVVAPATAKLKVWQDVDYGPVPLDDGVRTNVWVREGRDLIQVRTVSGYGNATQLQDVRLYQRIDGSLKSVIHAESGRWDDGAWRIEKVRIFDLSKAEQQQLPALVVGRGIDPERFNRKKVDGDALGFFPLMRAIDDLKAAGRRTDTLEGILWHKISGPLSALLMPLLGAIAAFGLARSGALFLRAVIGMALGFAYFVADNFALAMGNLGAYPPFIAAWAPFLLFLLIGETVLVRTEE; encoded by the coding sequence ATGCGACTGGCCCTTTTCCCGTCCCGCCAGATCGGCTGGTATATGGCGCGGCTGTTTCTGGTGCGGACATTTGCCGTGCTGCTGATGCTGGTGCTCGTGCTGCAAACGCTCGACCTTCTCGGCGAAAGCGGCAAGATTCTGTCGGTGGCAGGCAATAGCGAGGCTGACCTATGGGCCTATGTCGGCATGCGCGTGCCCCAGATTGTCGCGCGCTTCCTGCCATTTTCGGTGTTGCTGGCAACATTGATCACCTTTGCAACACTCAGCCAGAATAGCGAAGTTGTCGCGATGAAGGCCGCTGGCCTCTCCGCACACCAGATACTTGCGCCCATGTTTGCAGCCAGCCTGCTGGTCGCGGGCATTTCCTTTGTGTTCAACGACAATGTTGTCGCACCGGCGACGGCAAAGCTGAAAGTGTGGCAGGATGTCGATTATGGCCCGGTGCCGCTGGATGATGGCGTGCGAACCAATGTCTGGGTCCGCGAGGGCCGCGATCTGATCCAGGTGCGCACCGTTTCCGGCTATGGCAATGCAACGCAATTGCAGGATGTGCGGCTTTACCAGCGCATCGACGGCAGCCTGAAAAGCGTGATCCACGCCGAAAGCGGGCGCTGGGACGATGGCGCATGGCGGATCGAAAAGGTGCGGATTTTCGATCTGAGCAAGGCCGAGCAGCAGCAGCTACCTGCTCTGGTGGTCGGACGCGGGATTGATCCCGAAAGGTTCAATCGCAAGAAAGTCGATGGCGATGCGCTCGGTTTCTTTCCGTTGATGCGCGCAATCGACGATTTGAAGGCCGCAGGACGGCGGACCGATACGCTTGAGGGCATTTTGTGGCACAAGATTTCGGGCCCGCTCTCTGCATTGCTCATGCCCTTGCTCGGCGCCATTGCAGCCTTTGGCCTTGCACGCTCGGGTGCGCTCTTCCTGCGCGCAGTCATCGGCATGGCACTGGGTTTTGCCTATTTCGTTGCTGACAATTTCGCGCTCGCCATGGGCAATTTGGGCGCTTACCCTCCGTTCATTGCCGCCTGGGCGCCCTTCCTGCTGTTCCTGCTGATCGGCGAGACGGTGCTCGTACGCACCGAAGAATGA
- a CDS encoding polysaccharide biosynthesis C-terminal domain-containing protein, with the protein MSGPQEEALVEAQAQTIDRKDVAKGAGLAAVARLGALIEVIAQPAYTWMFGLTGYGVYVVLWAMVNILANLLDLAMGQALQRIVPASANETERHGAVRFALLVSTGLGVAAGVIISISASMLAPWIATAPGDAAQLPQAIAIFAWSLPLWIFVETATAAARAKRAFGPEIRLRIFWEQIARLVFAAGFFLAGFGFEGLLFAHLASLALTAWLSWKLLARYYDAGLLLRAPIPAHLSGNALATGLAMLPPALARRAYNDLPPILLNLMIPGAGGAAAAGIFGIARKIASIPLIVRQSFLYVLAPLASAQAALDRREIAPLYSFSTHVSLLLAAPLAGFLILVAADMLSAFAPGSEAGLSVVIILLAARAAEAALGPATPIIEMTGHRILPLANSLAGLVIWLALGMWLVPQRGAEGMAMAVSAAVVLTAILAMVELYWVDRISPLGHGFWRALFSAAGCIALLWGLGELLSPIGQPVRALSLLVLFWPALWVTLRIGLLPEDKAGLGSFARKLRL; encoded by the coding sequence ATGAGCGGGCCGCAGGAAGAGGCGCTGGTCGAGGCGCAGGCACAGACCATCGATCGCAAGGATGTTGCCAAGGGTGCCGGCCTTGCCGCGGTCGCCCGGCTAGGCGCCTTGATCGAAGTCATCGCGCAGCCTGCTTATACATGGATGTTCGGCCTGACTGGCTATGGCGTCTATGTCGTGCTGTGGGCGATGGTGAACATTCTTGCCAATCTGCTTGATCTCGCCATGGGTCAGGCGTTGCAACGCATCGTTCCCGCCAGCGCAAATGAAACCGAACGCCATGGCGCCGTCCGCTTCGCGTTGCTGGTCAGCACGGGGCTCGGCGTTGCCGCGGGGGTCATCATCAGCATTTCAGCCTCTATGCTTGCACCGTGGATCGCAACCGCCCCCGGGGATGCGGCGCAATTACCGCAGGCAATCGCGATCTTTGCATGGAGCCTTCCGCTTTGGATCTTTGTCGAAACCGCGACCGCGGCTGCGCGGGCCAAGCGCGCCTTTGGCCCGGAAATCAGGCTGCGGATATTCTGGGAGCAGATTGCACGGCTTGTCTTTGCTGCAGGTTTCTTTCTTGCAGGCTTCGGCTTTGAAGGGCTGCTTTTTGCACATCTGGCGTCGCTGGCGCTCACCGCTTGGCTGAGTTGGAAATTGCTGGCCCGCTATTATGACGCCGGCCTGCTGTTGCGCGCACCGATCCCGGCCCATCTAAGCGGAAATGCTCTGGCGACAGGGCTTGCGATGCTGCCTCCGGCGCTTGCGCGGCGCGCCTATAATGATCTGCCTCCGATCCTGCTGAACCTGATGATCCCCGGTGCGGGTGGCGCGGCGGCGGCCGGCATATTCGGTATCGCGCGCAAGATCGCATCGATCCCGCTGATCGTGCGCCAATCTTTCCTCTATGTGCTGGCACCGCTGGCATCGGCACAGGCTGCGCTCGACCGCCGGGAGATCGCGCCGCTCTATAGCTTTTCGACGCATGTATCGCTGCTGCTTGCGGCGCCGCTCGCCGGTTTCCTGATCCTCGTCGCCGCCGACATGCTCAGCGCCTTTGCACCGGGGAGCGAGGCGGGACTGTCGGTCGTGATCATCCTGCTGGCCGCACGGGCGGCAGAGGCGGCATTGGGCCCGGCCACACCGATTATCGAGATGACAGGGCATCGCATATTGCCCTTGGCCAACAGCCTGGCCGGCCTTGTTATCTGGCTGGCGCTCGGGATGTGGCTGGTGCCGCAGCGCGGCGCCGAAGGGATGGCGATGGCCGTTTCCGCGGCAGTGGTGCTGACGGCAATCCTCGCAATGGTCGAGCTGTACTGGGTCGACCGCATCTCCCCGCTGGGGCATGGCTTCTGGCGGGCGCTGTTCTCCGCGGCTGGCTGTATCGCACTTTTGTGGGGATTGGGCGAACTGCTCTCCCCTATTGGGCAGCCGGTGCGCGCACTCTCGCTGCTCGTCCTGTTCTGGCCTGCACTGTGGGTCACGCTGCGCATCGGCCTATTGCCCGAGGACAAGGCTGGGCTGGGCAGTTTCGCGCGAAAGCTGCGCCTCTAA
- a CDS encoding N-acetyltransferase, whose protein sequence is MQAGEVRIERVTGKGATAEFIDLPFRLYADDPNWVPPLKDEVRGLLTPGKNPWFEHAEAQLFLARRAGEVVGRISAHIDYLALQQPAEQGMGPGTGFWGFYEAESAEIGKLLLDEAASWLRTRGMTQMLGPVSFAMWDEPGLLVEGHDHPPTVMMGFNSAAYQAWIEAEGHEKAEDLYTYALKIDEGFPELTNRIVAMGEKSGKIKVRRVNKRRFDEEAALILSILNDAWSDNWGFVPFTPAEVAYAGKKLKPIVFEDLIRVAEIDGEPVAFMMTVPDLNEQLVKYGGSLWPFNWAKLLWWLNVGTPQVTTMRVPLMGVVKKLQGSRMASQLAFMMIEYIRRDSVTKFGATRGDFGWVLSSNGPMGSVGEAVGGKKSKVYRIYRKAL, encoded by the coding sequence ATGCAAGCAGGCGAAGTGCGGATCGAACGGGTGACGGGCAAAGGCGCGACTGCCGAATTTATCGACCTGCCTTTCCGCCTTTATGCCGATGATCCCAATTGGGTGCCGCCGTTAAAGGATGAAGTGCGCGGCTTGCTGACGCCGGGTAAAAACCCCTGGTTCGAACATGCCGAGGCTCAGCTTTTCCTCGCGCGGCGCGCAGGCGAAGTGGTCGGCCGCATTTCCGCCCATATCGACTATCTGGCGCTGCAGCAGCCTGCCGAACAGGGCATGGGCCCCGGCACGGGCTTCTGGGGTTTTTACGAGGCAGAGAGCGCCGAGATTGGCAAGCTGTTGCTCGACGAGGCCGCAAGTTGGCTGCGCACGCGCGGCATGACGCAGATGCTGGGCCCTGTAAGTTTCGCTATGTGGGATGAACCGGGATTGTTGGTCGAAGGGCATGATCATCCGCCGACCGTAATGATGGGGTTCAACAGCGCCGCCTATCAGGCGTGGATCGAGGCCGAGGGCCATGAAAAGGCAGAGGATCTTTATACCTATGCGCTGAAGATTGACGAGGGTTTCCCCGAACTGACCAACCGTATCGTCGCCATGGGCGAGAAAAGCGGCAAGATCAAAGTCCGCCGGGTGAACAAGCGCCGCTTCGATGAAGAAGCAGCCCTGATCCTGTCGATCCTCAACGATGCCTGGAGCGACAATTGGGGCTTTGTTCCCTTCACCCCAGCCGAGGTCGCCTATGCCGGCAAAAAATTGAAACCCATCGTCTTCGAAGACCTGATCCGCGTCGCCGAAATCGACGGTGAACCGGTTGCCTTCATGATGACCGTGCCTGATTTGAACGAACAGCTGGTAAAATATGGCGGATCCTTATGGCCGTTCAACTGGGCAAAGCTGCTCTGGTGGCTGAATGTCGGAACGCCGCAGGTCACCACAATGCGTGTGCCATTGATGGGCGTCGTCAAGAAATTGCAGGGAAGCCGCATGGCAAGCCAGTTGGCCTTCATGATGATCGAATATATCCGTCGCGATTCGGTGACGAAATTCGGTGCGACCCGCGGCGATTTCGGCTGGGTCCTGTCGTCAAACGGCCCCATGGGTTCGGTCGGCGAAGCCGTTGGCGGCAAGAAGAGCAAGGTTTACCGCATCTACCGCAAGGCGCTTTAA
- a CDS encoding ATP-binding protein, with amino-acid sequence MTDSETLRRIAGALERLVPPPRLSADLGAHPAYHWDGRGLAAIAHFAPLPADLIVGVDRQKDAVTQNSLRLAQGHAAHDVLLWGARGMGKSALVKSVLAGLQADGLPVALVETSADQLASLPELFALLAAYDRRFILFIDDMAFEGDDAAPRRLRSLLEGGSEARPANVRLYVTSNRRNIVERRQDEEDAAVNARDVADDRLALADRFGLKLGFQYPDQPAFLGMVAAYAAHFSLDWDAADALAFAHQRGGRSGRIAWHYAVELAGRAGRGL; translated from the coding sequence GTGACCGATAGTGAAACCCTTCGCCGAATTGCCGGTGCGCTTGAACGGCTGGTTCCGCCGCCCCGCCTATCCGCCGATCTTGGCGCGCATCCGGCCTATCATTGGGATGGCCGCGGTTTGGCGGCGATTGCCCATTTTGCCCCGCTGCCGGCCGATCTGATCGTCGGCGTCGACCGACAAAAGGATGCTGTCACGCAAAACAGCCTCCGTCTCGCACAGGGCCATGCCGCGCATGATGTGCTGCTTTGGGGTGCGCGCGGCATGGGAAAGTCGGCTCTGGTCAAATCGGTGCTCGCGGGCCTGCAGGCCGATGGGCTGCCGGTTGCGCTTGTCGAAACCTCCGCCGACCAGCTTGCCAGCCTGCCTGAACTGTTCGCGCTTCTGGCAGCGTACGACCGCCGCTTCATTCTGTTCATCGACGATATGGCCTTTGAAGGCGATGATGCCGCGCCGCGTCGTCTCCGCTCCTTGCTCGAAGGCGGGTCAGAAGCGCGCCCGGCCAATGTCCGGCTTTATGTGACCTCGAACCGGCGTAACATCGTTGAGCGCCGCCAAGATGAGGAAGACGCCGCCGTTAATGCCCGTGACGTTGCCGACGACAGGCTGGCGCTGGCTGATCGCTTTGGCCTCAAACTCGGTTTTCAATATCCCGACCAGCCGGCCTTCCTGGGAATGGTGGCCGCCTATGCCGCGCATTTTAGCCTCGACTGGGACGCGGCCGATGCGCTTGCCTTTGCGCATCAGCGGGGCGGCCGATCAGGCCGGATCGCGTGGCATTATGCGGTTGAACTGGCCGGAAGGGCAGGGCGCGGGCTTTAA
- a CDS encoding acyl-CoA dehydrogenase, giving the protein MTFTAPVAEQLFVLKHITGIDELAGHARFADASPDMVEAIVGGIGEFAEEQFYPLRRIGDTVGARLIDGRVRMPEGYVDAYKAYVANGWGSINAPAAYGGQGLPFTLASVALDSLGAANMAFALCPILSVGAIEAIHHHGSDAQKAMYLPKLSTAEWSGTMNLTEPQAGSDVGALKASATPRGDGTYQIRGQKIYISFGDHDMVENIVHLVLARTPDAPPGTKGISLFLVPKYLVNPDGSLGAEQDIKTVSIEHKMGINASPTCVLAYGEEGDCIGELIGPEFGGMRAMFTMMNNARLNVGLEGVQIAEAATQKAVAFARDRVQSARAGGASRDSVAIVEHPDVRRMLMRMKAGTQAIRALLYCASGFVDRAALGIEGAQEMVDLLTPLAKTYGTDMGSEIASLGIQVHGGMGYVEETGAAQLYRDIRIAAIYEGTNGIQAADLVGRKLGMRGGDAVRDLLARIGQEAGNHGALKALAGACAEIAEWMIGSASTDDRLAGSYPFTTMMAVATSGWLMARQLAAAEAEGGDTPFLKAKIAACRYYLDVMVPEALSLKGSAMAGADLLYALDADELAA; this is encoded by the coding sequence ATGACCTTCACCGCACCCGTCGCCGAACAATTGTTCGTGCTCAAGCATATCACCGGCATCGATGAACTGGCGGGGCATGCTCGCTTTGCCGATGCCAGCCCCGACATGGTCGAGGCGATTGTCGGCGGCATCGGCGAATTTGCCGAGGAGCAATTCTATCCGCTGCGCCGGATTGGCGATACCGTCGGTGCCCGGCTGATCGATGGGCGGGTGCGGATGCCCGAAGGCTATGTTGATGCTTACAAGGCCTATGTCGCCAATGGTTGGGGATCGATCAACGCGCCTGCAGCCTATGGCGGGCAGGGCCTGCCTTTCACCCTTGCGAGCGTCGCGCTCGATTCGCTCGGGGCCGCCAACATGGCCTTTGCGCTCTGTCCGATCCTGTCGGTCGGCGCGATCGAGGCGATCCATCACCACGGCTCCGATGCGCAAAAGGCGATGTATTTGCCCAAGCTTTCGACCGCCGAATGGTCTGGTACGATGAACCTCACCGAACCACAGGCAGGCAGCGATGTCGGCGCGCTGAAGGCAAGCGCGACGCCGCGTGGCGACGGCACTTACCAGATCAGAGGCCAGAAGATTTACATCAGCTTCGGCGACCATGACATGGTGGAAAATATCGTCCATCTTGTGCTGGCACGCACGCCCGATGCACCCCCGGGGACAAAGGGTATTTCGCTCTTCCTGGTACCCAAATATCTTGTGAATCCCGATGGTTCGCTGGGCGCTGAACAGGATATCAAGACGGTTTCGATCGAGCATAAGATGGGGATCAATGCCTCACCTACCTGCGTGCTTGCCTATGGCGAGGAAGGCGATTGCATCGGCGAATTGATCGGCCCCGAATTTGGCGGCATGCGCGCGATGTTCACGATGATGAACAATGCGCGACTCAATGTCGGACTTGAAGGCGTGCAGATTGCCGAGGCGGCGACGCAAAAGGCGGTCGCCTTTGCCCGGGATCGGGTGCAGTCGGCTCGTGCCGGCGGGGCGAGCCGCGATTCCGTCGCTATCGTTGAACATCCCGATGTCCGCCGCATGCTGATGCGGATGAAGGCGGGGACGCAGGCGATCCGCGCGCTGCTTTATTGCGCCAGCGGCTTTGTCGATCGCGCGGCGCTGGGGATTGAGGGCGCGCAGGAGATGGTCGACCTCCTGACCCCGCTGGCCAAAACCTATGGCACCGATATGGGCAGCGAGATCGCGTCGCTTGGCATTCAGGTGCATGGTGGCATGGGCTATGTAGAGGAAACCGGCGCGGCGCAGCTGTATCGCGATATCCGCATTGCTGCGATTTACGAAGGCACCAATGGTATCCAGGCGGCCGATCTTGTCGGCCGCAAGCTTGGCATGCGCGGCGGGGACGCTGTGCGCGACCTTCTGGCGCGGATTGGGCAGGAGGCTGGCAATCATGGCGCGCTGAAGGCGCTGGCCGGGGCCTGTGCTGAAATTGCCGAATGGATGATCGGTTCAGCGTCGACCGACGACCGGCTGGCAGGCAGCTATCCCTTCACGACGATGATGGCGGTGGCGACCAGCGGCTGGCTGATGGCGCGGCAATTGGCGGCGGCCGAGGCGGAAGGTGGCGACACGCCGTTCCTTAAGGCCAAGATTGCTGCCTGCCGCTATTATCTGGACGTGATGGTGCCTGAGGCGCTGTCTTTGAAGGGCAGCGCGATGGCGGGAGCGGATTTGCTCTATGCCTTGGATGCGGACGAACTGGCGGCGTAA